One stretch of Streptomyces sp. R21 DNA includes these proteins:
- a CDS encoding NAD(P)/FAD-dependent oxidoreductase → MVDADQTFVIVGGGLAGAKAAETLRTEGFTGRVILICDERDHPYERPPLSKGYLLGKEERDSVFVHEPAWYAQHDVELHLGQTVDAIDRAAKTVRFGDDGTLVHYDKLLIATGAEPRRLDIPGTDLAGVHHLRRLAHAERLKGVLASLGRDNGHIVIAGAGWIGLEVAAAAREYGAEVTVVEPEATPLHAVLGPELGQVFAELHREHGVRFHFGARLTEIVGQDGMVLAARTDDGEEHPAHDVLAAIGAAPRTALAEAAGLEIADRAHGAGIAVDGNLRTSDPDIYAAGDVAAFHHTLFDTRLRVEHWANALNGGPAAARSMLGRDIAYDRVPYFFSDQYDIGLEYSGWAPPGSYDQVVIRGDAGKRQFIAFWLGDGRVLAGMNVNVWDVTEPIQSLIRSRAQVDTEALADPHVPLDSLVP, encoded by the coding sequence GTGGTCGACGCGGATCAGACATTCGTCATCGTCGGAGGAGGCCTGGCCGGCGCGAAGGCGGCCGAGACCCTTCGAACGGAGGGCTTCACCGGCCGCGTGATACTGATCTGCGACGAACGCGACCACCCCTATGAGCGCCCGCCGCTCTCCAAGGGGTACCTGCTCGGCAAGGAGGAGCGCGACAGCGTCTTCGTCCACGAACCGGCCTGGTACGCGCAGCACGACGTCGAGCTGCACCTCGGCCAGACCGTGGACGCGATCGACCGCGCGGCGAAGACGGTCCGCTTCGGCGACGACGGCACGCTGGTGCACTACGACAAGCTGCTCATCGCGACGGGCGCCGAACCCCGCCGCCTGGACATCCCGGGCACCGACCTCGCCGGTGTCCACCATCTGCGCCGTCTCGCCCATGCCGAGCGCCTCAAGGGCGTCCTCGCCAGCCTCGGCCGCGACAACGGCCACATCGTCATCGCGGGCGCCGGCTGGATCGGCCTGGAGGTCGCGGCGGCGGCCCGTGAGTACGGCGCGGAGGTCACCGTCGTCGAGCCCGAGGCGACCCCGCTGCACGCGGTGCTCGGCCCCGAGCTGGGCCAGGTCTTCGCCGAGCTGCACCGCGAGCACGGCGTCCGCTTCCACTTCGGCGCCCGGCTCACCGAGATCGTCGGCCAGGACGGCATGGTGCTCGCCGCCCGCACCGACGACGGCGAGGAGCACCCCGCCCACGACGTGCTCGCCGCCATCGGCGCCGCCCCGCGCACCGCCCTCGCCGAGGCGGCCGGCCTGGAGATCGCCGACCGCGCGCACGGCGCGGGCATCGCCGTCGACGGCAACCTTCGCACCTCCGACCCGGACATCTACGCCGCCGGCGACGTGGCCGCCTTCCACCACACGCTCTTCGACACCCGGCTGCGCGTCGAGCACTGGGCCAACGCCCTCAACGGCGGCCCGGCGGCCGCCCGCTCGATGCTCGGCCGCGACATCGCCTACGACCGCGTGCCCTATTTCTTCTCCGACCAGTACGACATCGGGCTCGAGTACTCGGGCTGGGCGCCCCCCGGCTCGTACGACCAGGTGGTGATCCGCGGAGACGCGGGCAAGCGGCAGTTCATCGCCTTCTGGCTGGGCGACGGACGTGTGCTGGCCGGGATGAACGTGAATGTGTGGGACGTCACGGAGCCGATTCAGTCATTGATCCGTTCCAGGGCCCAGGTGGACACCGAGGCGCTGGCGGACCCACACGTTCCGCTGGACAGCCTGGTCCCATGA